The nucleotide window CCAGGTTCTTCTCCAGGATACTCTTGAGCTGGCCGTAGGAAGGAGAAGGCGTCCGGGAGAGAAGTATTCCGCTGGCCCGCTCCAGTCTTCGCGAGCCGAACTTCTCTCCCAGGCTCATCACTCCGAAGCACGAGCGGTAGGCCTGCTGCTCTATCGCTGCACGGTCAAGGATGGCCTCTACGACGCGCCTTGTGCAGTCGCCCGTCTTACCGGCCCAGCCCAGGAAGCGGTCGCGGTTCCAGTCGGCGAAGAAGAGCTTGTCGGGCGGCATGTGCTCGTTCACCGTGGAGTAGCCCTCCTTGCCCCAGAGCCTCCTGTGCGACGCTATCCGCTGATGGTGATAGAATAGCTCCACCGTCTGCCGGGTCGCCCGGACGTCCACCTCCTCTCCCAGGTACTCGAACGGGACGGAGTAGAACTTTCGCTGGTAGGCGACGTGGCAGTTGGGCTGGACCTTGGCCTTCCCCCACTCGGCCGGTTCGTAGGGGGACTGGGGGAGCGGGAGCAGGAAGTCCTTTTCTTCGGCGAGGAAGGACGTCCATCGGCTCTCGCTCTTCCCGGCCAGGGGAGCGGAGTTGACCTGCTCGAGACCCGAACGGACGTGCCGCTGCAGGTCTGCGAAGGACAGTATCTGCACATTGCGCAGCCCTGCAATTATCTTGCGGGACGCAATAAGCACGGCATTCTCGGCAGACGGCTTGTCCTTCGGCTTGCGGACACGGGCCGGCAGTATTACGGTTCCGTAGTGGGCCGCCATCTCCTGGTACGTCCTGTTCAGATCCGGCTCATAGAAGTTGGCTCGCTTCACGCCGCACTTCAGGTTGTCCGGCACAATGGTTTTAGGGACGCCGCCCAGGTACTGAAAGGCGTGGACGTGGCCGGAGATCCAGGAGGGCAGCTTCTCGTCGCGGAACGGCTCGGCGTAGATGATCCGGGTACACGGCAGGACGGCAACGAACAGAGATGCCTCTTCCGGTTTTCCGCTCTCCTCGTCGAAGAAGGCAATCCTGGTCCCGGCCCAGTCGACCTCGAGCGTCAGCGCGGGCTTGTGCTCCAGACGGATGGTAGCCTTGTGCACCTTGGCATGCTTGTGATAGTACCGCCGGAACTGCGTCTCCATGTAGAAGCGCTCGCTATTTCGCCTGCATTCTTCGACGTACTCCTCCCAGAGCAGCTTCAGGGTGACGTGGGGCTTGGCAAGCTCTGAATGGACGTAGTCGAAGTCCGGCATCCTGAAAGAAGCGTCCCGTGACGGAGAGGCTATCTGCGACAACCCCTGCGAAACGGTGATGTCGTCCAGTTTTTCAAGGTCCTCCAGGGTAAGCCACCCCTGGTCCCGGGCTTGCCGGAGGTACAGCGACACCGTGTTCCTTGAAACCTTGTGCATTGCCGCAACTTTGCGCCGGCTCAGGCCGCTGTAGACGGCCCGAACGATGGTGAGAAACTCTGACAACGTAATCCCTCCTGAGATGAATTCTGCCCTGTGGCAGTAATTCGATCTTAAAGGAGTTCGAAGCAG belongs to Aminivibrio pyruvatiphilus and includes:
- the istA gene encoding IS21 family transposase yields the protein MSEFLTIVRAVYSGLSRRKVAAMHKVSRNTVSLYLRQARDQGWLTLEDLEKLDDITVSQGLSQIASPSRDASFRMPDFDYVHSELAKPHVTLKLLWEEYVEECRRNSERFYMETQFRRYYHKHAKVHKATIRLEHKPALTLEVDWAGTRIAFFDEESGKPEEASLFVAVLPCTRIIYAEPFRDEKLPSWISGHVHAFQYLGGVPKTIVPDNLKCGVKRANFYEPDLNRTYQEMAAHYGTVILPARVRKPKDKPSAENAVLIASRKIIAGLRNVQILSFADLQRHVRSGLEQVNSAPLAGKSESRWTSFLAEEKDFLLPLPQSPYEPAEWGKAKVQPNCHVAYQRKFYSVPFEYLGEEVDVRATRQTVELFYHHQRIASHRRLWGKEGYSTVNEHMPPDKLFFADWNRDRFLGWAGKTGDCTRRVVEAILDRAAIEQQAYRSCFGVMSLGEKFGSRRLERASGILLSRTPSPSYGQLKSILEKNLDVTESEQDVSMVPVEAMKKSSGRGFRRGADYFGGRGHA